Proteins encoded together in one Gemmatimonadota bacterium DH-78 window:
- a CDS encoding GAF domain-containing SpoIIE family protein phosphatase: protein MSAGRPPRSPLPESVRESLDDFARSLDLDLSLWARGERAERRIYPDPDTEVAEGVEVPLVRALQTRDGSALELRVASRNGPLAEPVVDLVARTLSRSMDSAHEIRFFTYELSERYEEINLLYSISETLGSILRLDEAARVILGEVCDVMGAGRGSLWVHEPDDDKLHLVASVGDGGVPGPLDAESSAVTARVFREGRPLMALPEAEPVGEVPAGAIDQRETFLSVPIRYTPPEGEARTVGVINLIGRRHASRFTASDQKLLSAIATQVGAALENNRLIRQSLVRERMAREMELAHNLQMKLLPGVDRLEGVRVGARVEPAEMVGGDFYQLFQLSGGKVGVMIGDVSSHGFPAALIMALSMSAATIYAHSFSAPAQVLRFLDDALRGELESTEMYLTLFYGVLDPVAGTLTWSNAGHPHAFLVGADGCADRLRATDPPVGIAGPDSYSQSTRPWNPEGDLVFLFTDGLSDAVVAEAGEKGEARVLRTVIENRRQDPDCIVDTLFEQVRGMRSPIPADDRTAVVLAGAG, encoded by the coding sequence ATGAGTGCCGGGCGCCCTCCGCGTTCACCCCTCCCCGAGTCGGTTCGCGAATCCCTCGACGATTTCGCGCGCAGCCTCGACCTCGATCTCTCGCTGTGGGCGCGCGGCGAGCGCGCCGAGCGACGCATCTATCCGGATCCGGACACCGAGGTCGCCGAGGGTGTGGAGGTGCCGCTGGTGCGCGCGCTCCAGACCCGCGACGGCTCGGCGCTCGAGTTGCGGGTGGCCAGCCGCAACGGCCCCCTCGCCGAGCCGGTCGTCGACCTCGTGGCGCGCACCCTGTCGCGCTCGATGGACTCGGCTCACGAGATCCGGTTCTTCACCTACGAGCTGTCGGAGCGCTACGAGGAGATCAACCTCCTCTACTCCATCTCCGAGACGCTCGGATCGATCCTGCGTCTCGACGAGGCCGCGCGGGTGATTCTGGGCGAGGTGTGCGACGTGATGGGCGCGGGCCGGGGCTCCCTGTGGGTGCACGAGCCCGACGACGACAAGCTCCACCTCGTGGCCTCGGTCGGCGACGGCGGCGTGCCCGGTCCTCTCGACGCGGAGTCGTCGGCGGTGACCGCCCGCGTCTTCCGCGAGGGCCGGCCGCTGATGGCGCTGCCCGAAGCGGAGCCGGTGGGCGAGGTGCCCGCCGGGGCCATCGACCAGCGCGAGACGTTTCTGTCGGTCCCGATCCGCTACACCCCGCCCGAGGGCGAGGCGCGTACCGTGGGGGTGATCAACCTCATCGGCCGACGGCACGCGAGCCGGTTCACCGCCTCCGACCAGAAGCTGCTGTCGGCCATCGCCACCCAGGTGGGGGCGGCGCTCGAGAACAACCGCCTGATCCGCCAGAGCCTCGTGCGGGAGCGGATGGCGCGGGAGATGGAGCTCGCCCACAACCTCCAGATGAAGCTCCTGCCCGGGGTCGACCGGCTCGAAGGGGTGCGGGTCGGCGCGCGGGTGGAGCCCGCCGAGATGGTGGGGGGCGACTTCTACCAGCTCTTCCAGCTGTCGGGCGGCAAGGTCGGCGTGATGATCGGCGACGTGTCGAGCCACGGCTTTCCTGCCGCCCTGATCATGGCGCTGTCGATGAGCGCGGCCACGATCTACGCGCACTCGTTCAGTGCGCCCGCCCAGGTGCTGCGTTTTCTCGACGACGCGCTTCGCGGCGAGCTGGAGTCGACGGAGATGTACCTCACCCTCTTCTACGGGGTGCTCGATCCGGTGGCCGGAACGCTGACCTGGTCGAACGCGGGGCATCCGCACGCCTTCCTCGTCGGTGCCGACGGATGCGCCGACCGGCTGCGGGCGACCGATCCCCCGGTCGGGATCGCCGGGCCCGACTCGTACTCGCAGTCCACCCGGCCCTGGAATCCGGAGGGAGATCTCGTGTTTCTCTTCACCGACGGGCTCTCCGACGCCGTGGTGGCGGAGGCGGGGGAGAAGGGGGAGGCCCGCGTGCTCCGTACCGTGATCGAGA
- a CDS encoding ATP-binding protein, which produces MDSELVLEFPSDVRAIEQAVEAVLRRCPECEAHARKLRLNFRVGLTEALSNAVLYGNGEDPSKPVRVEVCIAGSTITARVTDQGHGFDPLAVPDPTTPENVARSGGRGLFLMRELLDEVHYNDRGNCVTLVLRLDPGFGGAASA; this is translated from the coding sequence ATGGACTCCGAACTGGTTCTCGAGTTTCCCAGCGACGTACGGGCCATCGAGCAGGCGGTCGAGGCCGTCCTCCGTCGCTGCCCGGAGTGCGAGGCGCACGCCCGTAAACTCCGGCTCAATTTCCGCGTCGGTCTGACCGAGGCGCTCTCCAACGCCGTGCTCTACGGCAACGGGGAAGACCCCTCGAAGCCGGTGCGGGTGGAGGTCTGCATCGCGGGCTCCACCATCACCGCCCGCGTGACCGACCAGGGGCACGGGTTCGACCCCCTGGCGGTACCGGATCCCACCACGCCCGAGAATGTCGCGCGGTCGGGCGGGCGGGGGCTGTTCCTCATGCGGGAGCTGCTCGACGAGGTGCACTACAACGATCGGGGCAACTGCGTGACACTCGTGCTGCGCCTCGATCCCGGGTTCGGAGGGGCGGCGTCGGCATGA
- a CDS encoding STAS domain-containing protein yields MGFSVSKQNGVTVVDVEGQLIVGNRQELKTRVLEELDGGERKFVVDFSQTGYIDSSGLGVLVSLSKKIREQGGELRLSSLNEDLRTLFELTKLDTLFRIADSREDALEGF; encoded by the coding sequence ATGGGTTTTTCGGTATCGAAGCAGAACGGCGTAACCGTCGTCGACGTCGAGGGACAGCTCATCGTCGGCAACCGCCAGGAGCTGAAGACCAGGGTCCTCGAGGAACTGGACGGGGGCGAGCGCAAGTTCGTCGTCGACTTCTCGCAGACCGGGTACATCGACTCCTCGGGTCTCGGCGTGCTGGTGTCGCTTTCCAAGAAGATCCGTGAGCAGGGCGGCGAGCTGCGGCTCTCGTCCCTGAACGAGGATCTGCGGACGCTGTTCGAGCTCACCAAGCTCGACACGCTGTTCCGGATCGCGGACTCGCGGGAGGACGCCCTCGAGGGATTCTGA